From the genome of Gorilla gorilla gorilla isolate KB3781 chromosome 4, NHGRI_mGorGor1-v2.1_pri, whole genome shotgun sequence, one region includes:
- the HEXIM2 gene encoding protein HEXIM2 isoform X3, whose product MMATPNQTACNAESPVALEEAKTSGAPGSPQTPPERHDSGGSLPLTPRMESHSEDEDLAGAVGGLGWNSRSPRTQSPGGCSAEAVLARKKHRRRPSKRKRHWRPYLELSWAEKQQRDERQSQRASRVREEMFAKGQPVAPYNTTQFLMNDRDPEEPNLDVPHGISHPGSSGESEAGDSDGRGRAHGEFQRKDFSETYERFHTESLQGRSKQELVRDYLELEKRLSQAEEETRRLQQLQACTGQQSCRQVEELAAEVQRLRTENQRLRQENQMWNREGCRCDEEPGT is encoded by the coding sequence ACCTCTGGTGCCCCGGGGAGCCCCCAAACACCCCCTGAGCGTCATGACTCTGGTGGTTCCCTGCCCCTGACACCGCGGATGGAGAGCCACTCAGAGGATGAAGATCTTGCTGGGGCTGTCGGTGGCCTGGGCTGGAACAGTAGGAGTCCCCGGACCCAGAGCCCAGGGGGCTGCTCAGCGGAGGCTGTGCTGGCCCGGAAGAAACACCGTCGGCGGCCATCGAAGCGCAAAAGGCACTGGCGACCCTACCTGGAGCTGAGCTGGGCTGAGAAACAACAGCGGGATGAGAGGCAGAGCCAGAGGGCCTCCCGGGTCCGCGAAGAGATGTTCGCCAAAGGCCAGCCCGTGGCCCCCTACAACACCACCCAGTTCCTGATGAATGACAGAGACCCGGAGGAGCCCAACTTGGATGTGCCCCATGGGATCTCCCACCCAGGTTCCAGTGGGGAGAGTGAGGCCGGGGACAGTGATGGGCGGGGCCGAGCACACGGTGAGTTCCAGCGGAAGGACTTCTCTGAGACTTACGAGCGCTTCCACACCGAGAGCCTGCAGGGCCGCAGCAAGCAGGAGCTGGTGCGAGACTACCTGGAGCTGGAGAAGCGGCTGTCGCAGGCGGAGGAGGAGACTAGGAGGCTGCAGCAGCTGCAGGCGTGCACCGGCCAGCAGTCCTGCCGCCAGGTGGAGGAGCTGGCTGCCGAGGTCCAGAGGCTCCGGACCGAAAACCAGCGGCTTCGTCAGGAGAACCAGATGTGGAACCGAGAGGGCTGCCGCTGTGATGAGGAGCCGGGTACCTAG